Genomic DNA from Pseudomonas fluorescens:
ACGCCGAGCCGGCTCTCCATCCGGCGTACGGCGTCGCTCAGGCTTGAGGCAGACTTGCCGCTCAGCCGCGCGCCTTCACGAAAGCCCTTCGCGTTGACCACGGCCACGAAGGCCAGCAAGTCTTGAATATCCGTCGCCATTGTTCTCTCCGCCGTACAACCTGTGCTGATTGCACCTGATTATCATGAGAATGGTCAACGCCTATAGTCGGCTCACTCACATTGAACCGAGGGCGACGAGATGAACATTGCAGGCAAGGCAGGCAGCTTTTTACTGGGCGATCGCACGGTCAATCGCATGGGTTACGGCGCGATGCAGTTGGCGGGGCCCCAGGTCTTCGGACCGCCGAAAGACCCGGCGGCCGCCGTCGCCGTGCTGCGCGAAGCATTGGCGAGCGGGGTCAACCACATCGACACCGCCGATTTCTATGGGCCCCATGTCACCAACCAACTGATCCGTGAAGCGCTGCACCCTTATGCCCAGGACCTGGTCATCGTGACCAAGGTCGGTGCCGTGCGCGGTGCCGATGCGTCCTGGAACCCGGCCCACAGCCCCGCCGAGCTGACTCGGGCGGTCCACGACAATCTGCACAACCTGGGCGTGGAGGTCCTGGACGTGGTCAACCTGCGGGTGTGGGGTGACCTGCATTCGCCCACGGAAGATTCCATTGAGGAATCGTTCACGACACTGGCCGAGCTGCAGCGCCAGGGCCTCATCCGTCACCTGGGCCTGAGCAACGTCACGGCCGCGCAGGTCAAGCAGGCCCAAGGCATTGCCCAGGTGGTCTGCGTGCAGAACCACTACAACCTGACCCATCGCGACGACGAACACCTTATCGCCGACCTGGGCCGGCAGGGCATCGCCTACGTGCCGTTCTTCCCCTTGGGCGGCTTCACACCGCTGCAATCGCAAACCCTTTCCAGCGTGGCAGCGCGCTTGCAGGCGTCACCGCTGTGCGTGGCCCTGGCGTGGTTGCTGCAACGTGCGCCGAATCTGCTGCTGATTCCCGGCACATCGTCCCTGGCGCACCTGCGGGAAAACCTCTCGGCGAGTGAGCTGAAGATCCCTGCGCCGATGCTCGCCGAGCTGGACGCGTTGGCCTAGGCCGCCTGGAAAACCAACGTCTCGCCATCTTCCGGTATCAACAACCGGTCTTCGACACCGGCCTTCGCGGCGGCTGCGGCAAGGGCCTTGCGAGTCGTCGGGCAGTGGCTGATCGCTTCCAGGTGATTGGCCACCACGGTCCCGCGGGACAAACGGGTGAACTCCAGCGTCTCGTCGATGCCCATGATGA
This window encodes:
- a CDS encoding aldo/keto reductase family oxidoreductase, whose protein sequence is MNIAGKAGSFLLGDRTVNRMGYGAMQLAGPQVFGPPKDPAAAVAVLREALASGVNHIDTADFYGPHVTNQLIREALHPYAQDLVIVTKVGAVRGADASWNPAHSPAELTRAVHDNLHNLGVEVLDVVNLRVWGDLHSPTEDSIEESFTTLAELQRQGLIRHLGLSNVTAAQVKQAQGIAQVVCVQNHYNLTHRDDEHLIADLGRQGIAYVPFFPLGGFTPLQSQTLSSVAARLQASPLCVALAWLLQRAPNLLLIPGTSSLAHLRENLSASELKIPAPMLAELDALA